From Betta splendens chromosome 3, fBetSpl5.4, whole genome shotgun sequence, the proteins below share one genomic window:
- the terb2 gene encoding telomere repeats-binding bouquet formation protein 2 isoform X2: MFKNKSAWFSSSVPQTCRDFWTLEGGVVVGWRTADYLFSADATCPDTMRIFESRDHLWSEVVVFHSLFLSTCEKRKSVKSVCIGHYVLPPASVQQVRVVVGRLIWEREEEQAVAQTCVHDTEDEYSEGEGNNVSKSNPDSSPTESSVSQMPPWVHVHDYPVSEKLTGYVSMDNLQKYTGDLCDFRPACSRCRNSGHEQMGRKRKAC; the protein is encoded by the exons CGCTGGAGGGTGGGGTCGTTGTTGGGTGGAGGACGGCTGATTACCTTTTCAGTGCTGATGCTACATGTCCAGACACCATGAG GATATTTGAGAGCAGAGATCACCTGTGGAGCGAGGTGGTGGTTTTCCACAGCTTGTTTCTCTCCACCTGCGAGAAGCGCAAGAGCGTAAAGTCTGTTTGCATCGGACACTATGTGCTGCCTCCAGCTTCAGTACAGCAGG TCAGGGTTGTGGTTGGGAGGTTGATTTGGGAGCGTGAAGAAGAACAGGCAGTCGCTCAG ACATGTGTGCATGACACAGAAGACGAATACAGCGAAGGTGAAGGAAATAACGTCAGCAAGAGCAA TCCTGATTCATCGCCCACagagtcgtcagtcagtcagatgCCTCCTTGGGTTCATGTGCACGATTATCCAGTTAGCGAAAAACTCACTG GATACGTCAGCATGGACAACCTGCAGAAATATACAGGAGATCTGTGTGATTTTCGTCCTGCGTGTTCCCGATGCAGAAACTCTGGACATGAGCAAATGGGCCGCAAAAGAAAAGCCTGTTAA
- the terb2 gene encoding telomere repeats-binding bouquet formation protein 2 isoform X1 gives MFKNKSAWFSSSVPQTCRDFWTLEGGVVVGWRTADYLFSADATCPDTMRIFESRDHLWSEVVVFHSLFLSTCEKRKSVKSVCIGHYVLPPASVQQEVRVVVGRLIWEREEEQAVAQTCVHDTEDEYSEGEGNNVSKSNPDSSPTESSVSQMPPWVHVHDYPVSEKLTGYVSMDNLQKYTGDLCDFRPACSRCRNSGHEQMGRKRKAC, from the exons CGCTGGAGGGTGGGGTCGTTGTTGGGTGGAGGACGGCTGATTACCTTTTCAGTGCTGATGCTACATGTCCAGACACCATGAG GATATTTGAGAGCAGAGATCACCTGTGGAGCGAGGTGGTGGTTTTCCACAGCTTGTTTCTCTCCACCTGCGAGAAGCGCAAGAGCGTAAAGTCTGTTTGCATCGGACACTATGTGCTGCCTCCAGCTTCAGTACAGCAGG AAGTCAGGGTTGTGGTTGGGAGGTTGATTTGGGAGCGTGAAGAAGAACAGGCAGTCGCTCAG ACATGTGTGCATGACACAGAAGACGAATACAGCGAAGGTGAAGGAAATAACGTCAGCAAGAGCAA TCCTGATTCATCGCCCACagagtcgtcagtcagtcagatgCCTCCTTGGGTTCATGTGCACGATTATCCAGTTAGCGAAAAACTCACTG GATACGTCAGCATGGACAACCTGCAGAAATATACAGGAGATCTGTGTGATTTTCGTCCTGCGTGTTCCCGATGCAGAAACTCTGGACATGAGCAAATGGGCCGCAAAAGAAAAGCCTGTTAA